DNA from Microbacterium sp. SORGH_AS_0969:
GGTCTACTGCCGCTCGGGCACGCCCCATCGCTGGCACTCGCCGGACGGCTCTCCGTACCGTCTGCTGATCGTGAAGGAACTCGTGCACGGGTCGGTAGACGGAGCTGCGGACGACGGGAGCCAGGGAGACACATGAGCGGTGGAGTGACCTTCGAGGCCATCGTCCGAGAGCGACGGGAGGCCGCCGACGGGGTGATCGTCCTCGACCTCGAGCGCGCCACCGGCACGCTCCCGCACTGGTCGCCGGGCGCGCACATCGACGTCGTGCTGCCCGGCGGCATCGAGCGGCAGTACTCGCTGTGCGGATCGCCGAGCGAGCGCGGCACGTGGCGCATCGGGGTGCTCCGCGAGCGCGAGGGCTCGGTCTGGCTGCACGAGAACGCCCACGTGGGCGCGACGCTGCGGGTGCGCGGTCCCGCCAACCACTTCCTGTTCGCGCCCACCGCGGGCCGATCGTACGTGTTCGTCGCGGGCGGCATCGGCATCACGCCGATCGTGCCGATGATCGAGGCCGCCGAGGCCGCGGGCGCGACCTGGACGCTTCTCTACGCGGGACGCTCACGGGGCACGATGGCCTTCGTCGACGAGCTGGTCGAGCGCTACGGCGAGCGCGTCGAGGTGTACGCGGCCGACGAGGGGCGACGTCTCGACCTCGCGGAGCGCTTCGGAACGCCGACGGCGCGGACCGTCGTCTACTCGTGCGGCCCCGCGCGCCTGCTCGAGGCCCTCGAGGACGCGATGACGGGCTGGCCGCGCGGGAGCCTGCACCTCGAGCGTTTCGAGGCGAAGGTGCTCGGCCCGCCGGTGTGGAGCGAGCCGTTCGAGGTCGACCTCATGATGTCGGGGATCACGGTGACGGTTCCGCCGGAGCGCTCGATCCTCGACGTCGTCGAGGAGGCCGGGGCCGTCGTGCCGTCGAGCTGCCGCGTCGGCACCTGCGGGACGTGCGAGGTCGCGGTGGTCGACGGCGAGGTCGAGCACCGCGACTCCGTGCTGTCGCCGGAGGAACAGGATGCGAACCGCTCGATGATGGTGTGCGTCTCGCGGGCGGCGTGCGGGCGGATCACGCTCGAGCTCTGACGCGGCGTCGTGAGAACAGGGGATACCACGGGAACAGGGCGATCGCCGGACCGACGGCTCGTTCTCGCGGCAAGCCCTGTTCTCGCGGCACGCCCTGTTCTCGTGGCATCCGCTCTCTCGTAACGATGCGCGCGGACCCGCCGACGACGGAGCCCGATGTCAGGGGCGGAACACCGCGCGGACGCAGCCGTCGCTCTTCTTCTTGAACATGGCGTACCCCTCGGGCCCCTCGTCCAGCTGCATCACGTGGCGAGGTGCTCGGTGCGGAGCTCGTCGCGCGCCATCCGCTCAAGGAGCATCGGGATATAGCGGTGCCCGTGCTGCTGGGCCGAGTGCCTGCTGGCGCGTGGGGCGCTACGTTCCCGTCTCGCAGGCGCGTCCCGCCTGAGCCAAGAGCGCGGTCGACGTCGACCGGTACCCGTCTCGCTCGCCGTCGACGCGGTATCCACTTTGCGAACGGCTCCCCCCTGGTCGAACCACCGACCTATCGTTTTGCTCACATAGCGGTCTCACCACCGCTTGACAGCCCGATAATCGGGCCGGTACGCAATGACGCGGACACCTCTTCGCGTCTCGACGAGAGAGACAGGAAGCATGGCAACGATCGGCATAGTCGGCGCCGGAGTCGCAGGTCTTCACCTGGGACTGCACCTGCGGCAGCAGGGACGCAACGTCACCATCTACACCAACCGCACGGCCCAGCAGGTGGCCGACGGCAAGGTGATGAACTCCGTCGCGCATATGAGCGCGACCATCGACATCGAACGCGAGCTCGGGATCGCCGACTGGCCGGAAACGGATGCCGAGTACTCGCTCCACCACCACTACAACGGCTGGGGAGAAGAGCGCCGGTTCAGCGGTGCCTTCGAGAAGCCGGCGCGCGTCATCGACTACCGGATCTACCTCCCCCGCCTCATGGACGAGTTCGAATCACGCGGGGGAACGATCGAGTACCGCGACCTCAGCGTCGCCGACATCGAGAACCTGACGGAGGTGCACGATCTCGTCGTCGTGTCCACGGGCAAGGGAGAGATCGGCGCGCTCTTCCCGCGGCGTGAGGACAAGTCCCCGTTCGCGGCACCGCAGCGCAAGCTCGCGGTCGGCTTCTGGAAGGGCGTCGCCTCGCGCGAGCCGCGCGGAGTCGAGATCAGCCTCGCCCCGCCGGCCGGCGAGCTCCTCGCCATCCCGATGTGGTCGTTCAGCGGCCTCGTCCACGCGCTGCTGTTCGAGAGCGTCCCCGGCGGCGCGCAGGAGATCCTGACCGACTCGCGCTACGAGGACGATCCCGCCCGGTACCGGGAGACGACGCTCTCCATCCTCGAGGAGTTCCACCCGACGGTGTTCGAGCGCGTGGACACGCGCTCGTTCGAGCTGCAGAACGGGGCGAAGGACATCCTGCAGGGCGCCGTTACCCCCGTCCTGCGCGAGGACTACACACTCCTGCCCAACGGGCGGTTCCTGCTCGCGCTCGGCGATGTGCACATGACCGTCGATCCGATCCAGGCCCAGGGTGCCAACTCGGCGGCGTACTCGGCGAAGGTCATCGCGGATGCCGTCGCCGAAGACCAGGTGTTCGACGAGCGCTTCATGAAGAAGGTGGCGCGACGCCGTGCGGAGCGCCTCGAGGCATCCAACGACTGGGTCAACACCATCATCCAGACGCCGCCCGCCCCGCATATCCCCGAGCTGTTCTCGGCGATGGTGCACGATCAGGCGCTTGCCGATCGGTTCACCGAGAACTTCAATCACCCCATCCGCCAGGTCGATCTGCTCGGCACGCCCGAGCGCGTCACCGCGTCACGGGCCGCCACCGCGGCCCTGGTCTAGGAGTCCGCATGCACAAGCTCATCGTTCTGTACCCCGAGCCCGTCGACCGGTCCGCCTTCGTGGACTACTACGAGAAGACTCACCTCCCGCTCGCACAACGGCTGCCCGGCCTCCGCAGCTGGCGGTACTCCGTCGACGTGAGCCCCGACGCCGACGGGAATCCCCCCGCGTACTTCGCCGTCTTCGAAGCCGAGTTCGACGATGCCGACGCCTTCCGCTCGGCGATGGGGTCGTCCGAGGGCCGGGCCGTCGCGGCCGACGTCCCGAACTACGCGTCAGGCGGGGCCGTCATCCTCGACTACGCGCTCGCAGGAGGAGGTGCAGCATGAACAACGAGCTCAGCCCCAAGCAGGTCGACTTCCGGCACGCGATGGCCAACCTCGCCGCCGCCGTTCACATCGTGACGTCGGACGGACCGCACGGACGGGTCGGCATCACGGTGAGCGCCGCATGCTCGGTCACGGATTCGCCCCCCACGGTTCTCGTCTGCATCAACCGCAGCAGCGCCACGAGGAACGTCTTCGCCCGCAACGGGAGACTGGCCCTGAACATCCTCGCTGCCGACCAGGAAGAGCTCGCTCGACATTTCTCGGGCCAGACGGGCGTCCCCATGCCCGAGCGGTTCGCCTGGGACATCTGGACCGATCTCGAGGGGGTGCCCACGCTCACGCAGGCCCGGGCCGCGCTGTCCGGTCGGGTGGTCAGCCTCCTCGAACAGGGCACGCACACGATCTTCTTCGTCGAGATCGACGCCATCCGCAACCGCGAAGACGTCCAAGCGCTGGTGTACGACAGACGTGCCTTCCACGCCGTCGGCGCCGTCGCCTGACGCGGACGCGACACGACCGACCGCACCGCCGACCACACGGAGATACGCATGTCTGTGGGACCGCCCCGCGCGCAGATCGCTCTCTCGGCCCGCGCGCGCTCGCTCGAAGAAGCGCACGCGCTGGGAGCGTCGCTGTACTACCCGCATGTCCTGACGCCCCTGGGCGCCAAGGACGACGTCAGCCTCGTGGCGTCGGCGGCGCGGTTGGGGCCCGTGACCGCCGGCGTTCTGGAGTACTCCTCGGGCATCCGCATCGACACCGGGGAGTACGGGTCGGCGGTGCAGGTGAACGTCCCCCTGTTCGGTTCGCTGAAGACGACGATCGGCGACGAACACGTCCGCGCGACGAACCGGATCGCCGCCGTGTACCCCCACGACGTCCCCACCGTCATCGCCGGCTGGGACAGCCCGCTGGCGATGCTGGCCGTCAAGCTCGACCGTCGCACCGTCGAGCGCCGTCTCCAGCAGTACGACCAGGCCGTGGACCTGCACGACGTCCCGACTCTGGACGTGCGTACGGGGCCCTCCGCCGACTGGGTGGTGGCGGTGCGACGCGTCATCGCGACCGCCCAACGCCTGCCCGCGATGGACGAGGGCCTCGTCCGATTCCTGGCGGACCGTTGCATCGACGGTCTCGTCCTGGCGCTGACGGCGGACCCGAACTCGCCGTCGTCGGCGGACTCCGCGACGGATCGGACCATCATCGACAGGGCCCGCGAGGCGATCGCGTACTCCAGCGGGCCACTGCTCTCCCTGCACGACCTCTCGCAGTACGTCGGCGTGAACGCCCGCTCGCTCCAGCTCGCCTTCAAACGCGTCCTCGGTCAGACACCGATGCAGGTACAGCGCCGAGAACGTCTGCGCCGCGTGGCGCGCGAGCTCGAGGCATCCGCGCACGGGGTCGACCGCGTCCAGACGATCGCGCTCAAGCACGGGTTCACGCACCTCGGCAGATTCTCGGCCGAGTACGAGCGGACCTTCGGCGAGCTTCCTTCCCGCACGCTCGCCCGCTGACCACCGCCTCCTCGGGTGCCACCGAGCGGGCGTCGACCGACATCCCCGTCCCCGAACTCCGGGCGACGGGCCACCCCTGACGAAAGGCACTGATGTTCACCTCTTCTCATCTCCTGGATCTCGTCGTGGACGAGACCGGACGCGGGATCGCGTCCCTCGACCCTGCGACCGGCGAGACCATCGGATCCTTCCGCCCGATGACCGTCGCCGAGCTGCACGAAAGCGTGGATCGCGCGGCGCAGGCGCAGCCGGCGTGGGCCTCTCTCCCCGACGCCGAACGTCGTCGCTTCCTCCACCGGGCGGCCGACGCCATCGAGGAATCCGCCGAGGCGCTCGCGGAGCTGCTCTCGCGGGAGCAGGGAAAGCCCCTCAACGGGCCGAACGCACGGTTCGAAGTCGGAGGTTGCGTGGCCTGGCTCCGCGCGACGGCCGAGACCGAGATCCCGGTCGAGGTGATCGTCGACGACGAGACGGGCAGGGCCGAGATGCACTACCGCCCCCTCGGCGTCGTGGGCGCGATCTCCCCGTGGAACTGGCCCATGATGATCTCGATCTGGCAGATCGCGCCCTCTCTGCGGATGGGCAACACCGTGGTCCTCAAGCCGGCGGAGACCACGACCCTCTCGGTGCTGGCACTGGTCGCGGTCATGAACACCGTCCTCCCGGAGGATGTACTCATCGCCGTCCCGGGTTCGGGCGGAACCGTCGGAGACGCGCTCGTGCGCAGTCCGAAGGTGAGCAAAGTGATGTTCACCGGTTCCACGGCCGTCGGCAAGAAGATCATCGAGGCGTCCGCCGCCAACGTCACGCGTCTCACCCTCGAGCTCGGCGGGAACGATGCCGGTATCGTCCTCCCCGACGTCGACCCGGCGGTCATCGCGGAGGACCTCTTCTGGGGCGCCTTCATCAACACCGGTCAGACGTGCGCGGCGCTGAAGCGCCTCTACGTCCATGACGACATCTACGATCGGGTCGTCGACGAGTTGACGAAAGTCGCCGCAGCCGTGCCCATGGGGCGCGGACTGGACGAGGCGAACGTGCTGGGGCCGCTGCAGAACCGGGCGCAGTTCACGATCGTCGACGAGTTGGTCGAGGCGGCGAAGGCCTCGGGCGCACGCGTGGTGCTCGGAGGCGATCCGGACCGCGACGCCGTGGGGAACTTCTACCCCACCACGCTCATCGCCGACATCGACCCCCGGGAGCGCCTCGTCGTGGAGGAGCAGTTCGGTCCGGCGCTGCCGATCATC
Protein-coding regions in this window:
- a CDS encoding PDR/VanB family oxidoreductase is translated as MSGGVTFEAIVRERREAADGVIVLDLERATGTLPHWSPGAHIDVVLPGGIERQYSLCGSPSERGTWRIGVLREREGSVWLHENAHVGATLRVRGPANHFLFAPTAGRSYVFVAGGIGITPIVPMIEAAEAAGATWTLLYAGRSRGTMAFVDELVERYGERVEVYAADEGRRLDLAERFGTPTARTVVYSCGPARLLEALEDAMTGWPRGSLHLERFEAKVLGPPVWSEPFEVDLMMSGITVTVPPERSILDVVEEAGAVVPSSCRVGTCGTCEVAVVDGEVEHRDSVLSPEEQDANRSMMVCVSRAACGRITLEL
- a CDS encoding styrene monooxygenase/indole monooxygenase family protein; the encoded protein is MATIGIVGAGVAGLHLGLHLRQQGRNVTIYTNRTAQQVADGKVMNSVAHMSATIDIERELGIADWPETDAEYSLHHHYNGWGEERRFSGAFEKPARVIDYRIYLPRLMDEFESRGGTIEYRDLSVADIENLTEVHDLVVVSTGKGEIGALFPRREDKSPFAAPQRKLAVGFWKGVASREPRGVEISLAPPAGELLAIPMWSFSGLVHALLFESVPGGAQEILTDSRYEDDPARYRETTLSILEEFHPTVFERVDTRSFELQNGAKDILQGAVTPVLREDYTLLPNGRFLLALGDVHMTVDPIQAQGANSAAYSAKVIADAVAEDQVFDERFMKKVARRRAERLEASNDWVNTIIQTPPAPHIPELFSAMVHDQALADRFTENFNHPIRQVDLLGTPERVTASRAATAALV
- a CDS encoding EthD family reductase — encoded protein: MHKLIVLYPEPVDRSAFVDYYEKTHLPLAQRLPGLRSWRYSVDVSPDADGNPPAYFAVFEAEFDDADAFRSAMGSSEGRAVAADVPNYASGGAVILDYALAGGGAA
- a CDS encoding flavin reductase; translated protein: MNNELSPKQVDFRHAMANLAAAVHIVTSDGPHGRVGITVSAACSVTDSPPTVLVCINRSSATRNVFARNGRLALNILAADQEELARHFSGQTGVPMPERFAWDIWTDLEGVPTLTQARAALSGRVVSLLEQGTHTIFFVEIDAIRNREDVQALVYDRRAFHAVGAVA
- a CDS encoding helix-turn-helix domain-containing protein, whose product is MSVGPPRAQIALSARARSLEEAHALGASLYYPHVLTPLGAKDDVSLVASAARLGPVTAGVLEYSSGIRIDTGEYGSAVQVNVPLFGSLKTTIGDEHVRATNRIAAVYPHDVPTVIAGWDSPLAMLAVKLDRRTVERRLQQYDQAVDLHDVPTLDVRTGPSADWVVAVRRVIATAQRLPAMDEGLVRFLADRCIDGLVLALTADPNSPSSADSATDRTIIDRAREAIAYSSGPLLSLHDLSQYVGVNARSLQLAFKRVLGQTPMQVQRRERLRRVARELEASAHGVDRVQTIALKHGFTHLGRFSAEYERTFGELPSRTLAR
- a CDS encoding aldehyde dehydrogenase family protein, translated to MFTSSHLLDLVVDETGRGIASLDPATGETIGSFRPMTVAELHESVDRAAQAQPAWASLPDAERRRFLHRAADAIEESAEALAELLSREQGKPLNGPNARFEVGGCVAWLRATAETEIPVEVIVDDETGRAEMHYRPLGVVGAISPWNWPMMISIWQIAPSLRMGNTVVLKPAETTTLSVLALVAVMNTVLPEDVLIAVPGSGGTVGDALVRSPKVSKVMFTGSTAVGKKIIEASAANVTRLTLELGGNDAGIVLPDVDPAVIAEDLFWGAFINTGQTCAALKRLYVHDDIYDRVVDELTKVAAAVPMGRGLDEANVLGPLQNRAQFTIVDELVEAAKASGARVVLGGDPDRDAVGNFYPTTLIADIDPRERLVVEEQFGPALPIIRYTDLDDVIGLANALEYGLGASVWSPDRSRALEVAARLTAGTVWINSHGGLHPLVPFGGAKQSGYGREFGLEGLKAVAEPQVISG